A genomic segment from Polyangium mundeleinium encodes:
- the rpmG gene encoding 50S ribosomal protein L33, whose amino-acid sequence MRDIIKLTCGNCSRANYHTTKNKRTMSDKFVIKKFCPVCRKHYEHKEGKISKG is encoded by the coding sequence ATGCGCGACATCATCAAGCTGACGTGCGGCAATTGCAGCCGGGCGAACTACCACACGACGAAGAACAAGCGGACGATGTCGGACAAGTTCGTCATCAAGAAGTTCTGTCCGGTGTGCCGCAAGCACTACGAGCACAAGGAAGGCAAGATCTCGAAGGGCTGA
- a CDS encoding RNA recognition motif domain-containing protein produces MAEDSRKLFVAGLPDSITEDVLRGLFEATGGNVVEVSLPKDRATGRPRGFGFVTLATSEEANAARESLDGSFQGGKSISVRPFQAEPPRREGGVGGMGGPRPMGGGGGGMGGGGPAAAAPDRTLYVGNLPYDASIEEVESMITSAGGGPVVRVHLPMDADGRKRGFGFVTMASAEAAKGAIEALRGVDVRGRRLVVNLAHPKGERPAGAERPGGGGYAGGGGGYGGGGGGGGGGGGYGGGGGGPGGYAPAPPPPPQRKTFDDRRRRGGGAGHDGDGPGGGGGGRRSNNKNWGRDDDWRDGGKDDE; encoded by the coding sequence ATGGCTGAAGATTCTCGTAAGTTGTTCGTTGCAGGACTGCCCGACTCCATTACCGAAGATGTTCTCCGTGGGCTCTTCGAGGCGACAGGCGGCAACGTCGTCGAAGTGAGCCTTCCGAAGGATCGCGCGACGGGTCGGCCGCGCGGTTTCGGGTTCGTGACGCTCGCGACGAGCGAGGAGGCGAATGCCGCTCGCGAGTCGCTGGACGGCTCGTTCCAGGGCGGCAAGTCGATCTCCGTGCGGCCCTTCCAGGCCGAGCCACCGCGCCGTGAAGGTGGCGTGGGCGGCATGGGCGGCCCGCGGCCGATGGGTGGTGGAGGTGGTGGCATGGGCGGCGGTGGGCCTGCTGCGGCAGCGCCTGACCGCACTCTCTACGTCGGCAACCTCCCGTACGACGCAAGCATCGAGGAGGTCGAGTCGATGATCACCTCGGCTGGCGGAGGCCCCGTCGTGCGTGTGCACTTGCCGATGGACGCAGACGGACGCAAGCGCGGCTTCGGCTTCGTCACGATGGCGAGCGCCGAGGCGGCGAAGGGCGCGATCGAAGCGCTGCGCGGCGTGGACGTGCGTGGCCGTCGGCTCGTCGTCAACCTTGCGCATCCCAAGGGCGAACGTCCGGCTGGCGCCGAGCGTCCCGGCGGCGGCGGTTACGCCGGCGGCGGCGGCGGTTATGGCGGCGGCGGCGGCGGCGGCGGCGGCGGCGGCGGCTATGGCGGCGGTGGTGGTGGGCCGGGCGGCTACGCTCCCGCGCCTCCTCCGCCTCCGCAACGCAAGACGTTCGACGATCGTCGTCGTCGTGGCGGCGGTGCCGGTCACGACGGGGACGGCCCGGGGGGCGGTGGTGGTGGACGTCGCTCCAACAACAAGAACTGGGGCCGCGACGACGACTGGAGGGACGGCGGAAAAGACGACGAGTGA
- a CDS encoding acyl-ACP desaturase, translating to MAEHFNIERLMDMSGRVDLSDIDWSEVPKHPMTPEAIRCLRYFLLTENSTFFYVKALMSTDAVYEEPEIAPFLCVWMYEEEFHGRAFRSFMEALGEPLSPTYRRDMFLSRSPGERLDEFGQNMLGKIFPDHWPAVHMTWGTIQEFTTYSAYQALIERIDHPILNKICQRIMKQELRHYAFYREHAKRRLQRDPMTRKVVSTALKLAWTPVGDGMCPKEEVVHAIRFLLDGVGSKSIARIEQKIRELPGLEWFDLFTKFAERHNIRQAPDAWFPRNFRAKSQSKVEAEPALFDAE from the coding sequence ATGGCGGAGCACTTCAACATCGAGCGCTTGATGGATATGTCCGGCAGGGTCGACCTTTCGGACATCGACTGGTCCGAGGTCCCGAAGCACCCGATGACCCCCGAGGCGATCCGTTGCCTGCGGTATTTCCTGCTGACGGAGAACTCGACATTTTTTTATGTCAAGGCCCTCATGTCCACGGACGCCGTGTACGAGGAGCCGGAGATCGCGCCTTTCCTCTGCGTCTGGATGTACGAGGAGGAGTTCCACGGACGTGCGTTCCGCAGCTTCATGGAAGCGCTGGGCGAGCCCCTTTCCCCGACGTACCGGCGCGACATGTTCCTGTCGCGGAGCCCCGGCGAGCGGCTCGACGAGTTCGGCCAGAACATGCTCGGGAAGATCTTCCCGGACCACTGGCCCGCCGTGCACATGACCTGGGGCACGATCCAGGAGTTCACGACGTACAGCGCCTACCAGGCGCTCATCGAGCGGATCGATCACCCGATCCTCAACAAGATCTGCCAGCGGATCATGAAGCAGGAGCTGCGGCACTACGCGTTCTACCGCGAGCACGCCAAGCGCCGCCTGCAACGCGACCCGATGACCCGCAAGGTCGTCTCGACGGCGCTGAAGCTCGCCTGGACGCCCGTCGGTGATGGTATGTGCCCCAAGGAAGAGGTCGTCCACGCGATCCGCTTCCTGCTCGACGGCGTGGGCAGCAAGTCGATCGCGCGCATCGAGCAGAAGATCCGCGAGCTGCCCGGGCTCGAGTGGTTCGACCTGTTCACGAAGTTCGCCGAGCGCCACAACATCCGGCAAGCACCCGACGCCTGGTTCCCGCGGAACTTCCGCGCCAAGAGCCAGTCGAAGGTCGAAGCCGAGCCCGCGCTCTTCGACGCCGAGTGA
- a CDS encoding prolipoprotein diacylglyceryl transferase — translation MAEPLIPYISLPEIPLGFLLDVPVLGKLFDATRPPSIKPFGTLVALGVYIGSVITMHRAKERNLDTKKMNEFIFWVVAAGFVGGHVLDAIFYHPQRVAKDPLYLLMLWDGLSSYGGFIGAILGCFAYKFIKREKILAYADVVVATFPIAWIFGRAGCSVVHDHPGRLSDAWFAVRYPMGSGWVGRYDLGLYEFVLTIPLAIIVTLLWRRGPRPPGYFTGVICMAYAPVRFVLDFFREEEGASMLGGDPRYGGLTPAQWACFGLFAIGAYFTFVLAKNQAAPSDGAPPAAGKKKRKKKARPAENTTTGESGESSDAAGQES, via the coding sequence GTGGCAGAGCCGCTGATCCCCTACATCTCGCTCCCCGAGATCCCGCTCGGTTTCCTGCTCGACGTCCCCGTCCTGGGCAAGCTCTTCGACGCGACGAGGCCGCCGTCGATCAAGCCGTTCGGCACGCTCGTCGCGCTCGGCGTCTACATCGGCTCGGTCATCACGATGCACCGCGCGAAGGAGCGCAACCTCGACACGAAGAAGATGAACGAGTTCATCTTCTGGGTCGTCGCCGCGGGGTTCGTCGGCGGGCACGTCCTCGACGCGATCTTCTACCACCCGCAGCGCGTCGCGAAGGATCCGCTCTACCTGCTGATGCTCTGGGATGGCCTGTCGAGCTACGGCGGGTTCATCGGCGCGATCCTCGGCTGCTTCGCCTACAAGTTCATCAAGCGCGAGAAGATCCTCGCGTACGCGGACGTCGTTGTCGCGACCTTCCCGATCGCCTGGATCTTCGGCCGCGCCGGTTGCTCCGTCGTGCACGATCATCCGGGCCGCCTCTCCGACGCATGGTTCGCGGTTCGGTACCCGATGGGCAGCGGCTGGGTCGGCCGCTACGACCTCGGCCTTTACGAGTTCGTCCTGACGATTCCGCTCGCGATCATCGTCACGCTGCTCTGGCGTCGTGGTCCGCGGCCGCCGGGGTACTTCACCGGCGTCATCTGCATGGCCTACGCGCCCGTGCGCTTCGTGCTCGACTTCTTCCGCGAGGAAGAGGGCGCGAGCATGCTCGGCGGCGATCCTCGGTACGGCGGGCTGACGCCGGCGCAGTGGGCGTGCTTCGGCCTCTTCGCCATCGGCGCGTACTTCACGTTCGTGCTCGCCAAGAACCAGGCGGCGCCGAGTGACGGCGCGCCGCCCGCGGCTGGCAAGAAGAAGCGCAAGAAGAAGGCTCGCCCTGCGGAGAACACGACTACGGGGGAGAGCGGCGAGAGCAGCGACGCGGCGGGGCAGGAGAGCTAG
- a CDS encoding patatin-like phospholipase family protein codes for MRALSLPGCACRAAFQFGVLSRLVAAGERFDLVAGASSGSISGAALVAGLAAVGPDLWRSMAKTPVVSRRYLRSERSPFGMSGVLRGALERFLPEEKLHGTETELLVATTHARRFFAGKKDALVVHSNHERRDMHDVLVASCFIPVVYARVPRLDGEVHLDGGAADNTLIDALVARGATDITVISPFPGGKIARTLFSSEEPPTAPPHVRLRLLFPERPLRQRHFDFDPGPMEEALTMPHRSVVIEPRSH; via the coding sequence GTGCGAGCGCTGTCCTTGCCCGGCTGCGCCTGCCGGGCGGCGTTCCAGTTCGGCGTGCTCTCGCGCCTCGTGGCCGCGGGCGAGCGCTTTGATCTCGTGGCGGGGGCCTCGTCGGGATCCATCTCCGGCGCGGCGCTCGTCGCGGGTCTCGCAGCCGTGGGGCCGGACCTCTGGCGATCGATGGCGAAAACGCCCGTCGTGTCGCGGCGCTACCTGCGGAGCGAGCGGAGCCCGTTCGGGATGAGCGGAGTGCTGCGCGGCGCGCTCGAGCGGTTCTTGCCGGAAGAAAAGCTGCACGGGACGGAGACCGAGCTGCTCGTGGCGACGACCCACGCGCGGCGCTTCTTCGCGGGGAAGAAGGACGCGCTCGTGGTGCACTCGAACCACGAGCGGCGCGACATGCACGACGTGCTCGTGGCCTCGTGCTTCATCCCCGTCGTGTACGCCCGCGTGCCGCGGCTCGACGGAGAGGTGCACCTCGATGGAGGGGCCGCGGACAACACGCTGATCGACGCGCTCGTTGCGCGCGGCGCGACGGACATCACGGTGATCTCGCCGTTCCCGGGCGGAAAGATCGCGCGCACGCTTTTCTCGTCCGAGGAGCCTCCGACGGCGCCGCCGCACGTGCGCCTGCGTCTGCTCTTCCCCGAGCGTCCGCTCAGGCAGCGTCACTTCGACTTCGATCCGGGACCCATGGAAGAGGCGCTCACGATGCCGCACCGCTCGGTCGTCATCGAGCCGAGGAGCCATTGA
- a CDS encoding MogA/MoaB family molybdenum cofactor biosynthesis protein, whose translation MSTNQQPEAFRVATFTLSDTRTPNDDVGGRLLVDRLRAAGFSIVSHVILREEPDEIREAITHVCDADAADAIVLTGGTGIAPRDRTIEVIEPMLDKTIDGFGEAFRRLSWDQIGPRAILSRAIAGVVRGKVIAALPGSPSAVELAVDALLAPTLSHAIALASGRGGKHAAHGPPHGKHGRKH comes from the coding sequence ATGAGCACAAACCAACAACCCGAGGCCTTCAGGGTCGCCACGTTCACGCTCAGCGACACGCGCACGCCGAACGACGACGTGGGCGGCCGCCTGCTCGTCGATCGTCTGCGCGCGGCGGGCTTTTCCATCGTATCGCACGTGATCCTGCGCGAGGAGCCGGACGAGATCCGCGAGGCGATCACGCACGTGTGCGACGCGGACGCCGCGGACGCGATCGTGCTGACGGGAGGGACGGGGATCGCGCCGCGCGACCGCACGATCGAGGTGATCGAGCCCATGCTCGACAAGACGATCGACGGCTTCGGCGAGGCGTTTCGCAGGCTCTCGTGGGATCAGATCGGGCCCCGTGCGATCCTGTCGCGCGCGATCGCTGGCGTGGTACGAGGCAAGGTGATCGCAGCGCTGCCGGGTAGCCCGAGCGCCGTCGAGCTCGCGGTGGACGCGCTGCTCGCGCCGACGTTGTCGCACGCGATCGCGCTCGCCTCGGGGCGGGGCGGCAAGCACGCCGCACACGGTCCTCCCCACGGCAAGCACGGGAGAAAGCACTGA
- a CDS encoding molybdopterin molybdotransferase MoeA: MLSYRDALARLLAAARPVGKERVSVDHAAGRVLAEDLVARAPMPAFDHSSMDGYAVRAADFEGAGPFELPVVGESSAGGERPALAPKTACRIFTGARLPEGADAVIMQENVERRGDVIVMREAPRAGAWIRLRGSDLAEGAVAIAQGARMTPGHAALAAALDRPFVLVSQRPVVTILCSGDELRSPGEPGKPGSIAESNGVFVAAAARQIGAIARVGAYVPDDLDVARAAVVEALRGSDLLVTIGGVSVGDRDVMRPAFEAAGVTLDFWRVALKPGKPIAVGRAGDTHVLGLPGNPASASLTWLLFGAPLVRALQGDPAPLPRRERVVVAGAYERTPGREEFVRARIEPGAVPARARILPNQASGAVTSFAEAEVLVVVPASQGRVEDGSELEAIRIDAF; encoded by the coding sequence ATGCTTTCCTATCGCGACGCTCTCGCGCGCCTGCTCGCCGCGGCGCGGCCCGTGGGCAAGGAGCGCGTGAGCGTCGATCATGCCGCCGGGCGCGTGCTCGCCGAGGACCTCGTCGCGCGCGCGCCGATGCCAGCGTTCGATCACAGCTCCATGGATGGCTACGCGGTGCGCGCCGCGGACTTCGAGGGAGCCGGGCCGTTCGAGTTGCCCGTGGTCGGAGAGAGCTCGGCTGGCGGTGAGAGGCCCGCGCTCGCGCCGAAGACGGCGTGCCGGATCTTCACGGGCGCACGGCTGCCCGAAGGCGCGGACGCCGTGATCATGCAGGAGAACGTCGAACGGCGCGGCGACGTGATCGTGATGCGGGAAGCGCCGCGCGCGGGCGCGTGGATCCGCCTGCGTGGCTCGGATCTCGCGGAGGGCGCGGTGGCGATCGCGCAGGGCGCGCGGATGACGCCGGGCCACGCCGCGCTCGCGGCGGCGCTCGATCGTCCTTTCGTGCTCGTCTCGCAGCGGCCCGTGGTGACGATCCTGTGCTCGGGCGACGAGCTGCGATCGCCGGGTGAGCCGGGCAAACCCGGGTCGATCGCGGAGTCGAACGGCGTGTTCGTCGCGGCGGCGGCGCGGCAGATCGGCGCGATCGCGCGGGTCGGCGCGTACGTACCGGACGACCTCGACGTCGCGCGCGCGGCGGTCGTGGAAGCGCTGCGCGGCAGTGATCTCTTGGTGACGATCGGCGGCGTGAGCGTGGGCGATCGTGACGTGATGCGGCCCGCGTTCGAGGCGGCCGGCGTGACGCTCGATTTCTGGCGCGTGGCGCTCAAACCCGGCAAGCCTATCGCCGTCGGTCGCGCGGGGGACACGCACGTGCTCGGGTTGCCAGGGAACCCCGCGAGCGCTTCGCTCACGTGGCTGCTCTTCGGCGCGCCGCTCGTGCGGGCGTTGCAAGGGGATCCGGCGCCGCTCCCGCGGCGCGAGCGCGTGGTGGTGGCGGGCGCGTACGAGCGCACGCCCGGACGCGAAGAGTTCGTCCGCGCGCGGATCGAACCAGGCGCGGTCCCGGCGCGCGCGCGGATCCTGCCGAACCAGGCGTCGGGCGCGGTGACGAGTTTTGCGGAGGCGGAGGTGCTCGTCGTGGTGCCCGCGAGCCAAGGGCGCGTCGAGGACGGGAGCGAGCTCGAAGCGATCCGAATCGACGCGTTCTGA
- a CDS encoding molybdenum cofactor biosynthesis protein MoaE has translation MSATRIRREALSLDEVIQIVARPEAGAIATFLGVVRNMNDGRSVSLLEYEAYGTMAEAELERILEEIEREIPGVRVAATHRIGALHIGDAAVVCAASAPHRGEAFRACRELIDRIKARLPIWKREHGPDGPYWVGWEDARCAPDHGEHGHHGHAHHEHAHHAPAHDEKR, from the coding sequence GTGAGCGCGACGCGTATCCGCCGTGAGGCCCTCTCGCTCGATGAGGTCATCCAGATCGTCGCGCGCCCCGAGGCCGGCGCGATCGCCACGTTCCTCGGCGTCGTCCGCAACATGAACGACGGCCGCAGCGTGAGCCTGCTCGAATACGAGGCCTACGGCACCATGGCCGAGGCCGAGCTCGAGCGGATCCTCGAAGAGATCGAGCGCGAGATCCCCGGCGTTCGTGTCGCGGCCACGCACCGCATCGGCGCGCTCCACATCGGCGACGCCGCCGTCGTTTGCGCTGCGAGCGCTCCGCATCGCGGCGAGGCGTTCCGCGCCTGCCGCGAGCTCATCGATCGCATCAAGGCGAGGCTCCCGATCTGGAAACGCGAGCACGGCCCCGACGGGCCTTACTGGGTCGGCTGGGAAGACGCGCGGTGCGCGCCCGATCACGGCGAGCATGGGCATCACGGGCACGCGCATCACGAGCACGCCCATCACGCGCCCGCGCACGACGAGAAGCGCTGA
- the moaC gene encoding cyclic pyranopterin monophosphate synthase MoaC codes for MNEVFSFEAEEIGPALDLVPLAARRALDHAGLRLPLEGWRSLAFEDRKRITRAGAEAVVDVATVSAIVQQAHPPALPMPLAADPSPDHLPEGWREALPKGRSIDVRTWASLSGLVRFSLVHCVRRAAKRGDPAILSAALDVLVPRVAAQEADATSLSSHLGPRGDVRMVDVAEKQPTQRRGVAVARVRMRPETASRLARGDTPKGEVLATARIAGIMAAKRTPELIPMCHAIALTHVAIALDVDEAAARVTITASAEATDRTGVEMEAMVAASVAALTLYDMLKGIDREMVVEDVMLVEKSGGRSGHFRRSP; via the coding sequence GTGAACGAAGTTTTTTCATTCGAAGCCGAAGAGATCGGGCCCGCGCTGGATCTCGTCCCTCTGGCCGCGCGACGCGCGCTCGATCACGCGGGGCTCCGGCTGCCGCTCGAAGGATGGCGCTCCCTCGCGTTCGAGGATCGAAAGCGGATCACGCGCGCCGGCGCCGAGGCCGTCGTCGACGTCGCGACCGTCAGCGCGATCGTGCAGCAAGCCCACCCGCCCGCGCTCCCGATGCCGCTCGCCGCCGACCCGAGCCCGGATCATCTGCCCGAAGGCTGGCGCGAAGCCCTGCCGAAAGGTCGATCGATCGACGTGCGCACGTGGGCCTCGCTCTCGGGTCTCGTGCGGTTTTCCCTCGTGCACTGCGTCCGCCGCGCGGCGAAGCGTGGCGACCCGGCGATCCTCTCGGCTGCGCTCGACGTCCTCGTCCCTCGTGTGGCTGCGCAAGAGGCCGACGCGACGAGCCTCTCCTCGCACCTCGGCCCGCGCGGCGACGTTCGGATGGTCGACGTCGCCGAGAAGCAGCCCACCCAGCGACGCGGGGTCGCGGTCGCGCGTGTGCGCATGCGGCCCGAGACGGCGTCTCGCCTCGCGCGCGGCGACACGCCGAAGGGCGAGGTGCTCGCGACGGCGCGGATCGCCGGCATCATGGCCGCCAAACGCACGCCGGAGCTCATCCCGATGTGCCACGCGATCGCCCTGACGCACGTGGCGATCGCGCTCGACGTCGACGAGGCCGCTGCGCGCGTGACGATCACCGCGAGCGCCGAGGCGACGGACCGGACCGGCGTGGAGATGGAAGCGATGGTCGCCGCGTCGGTGGCCGCGTTGACGTTGTACGACATGCTCAAGGGCATCGACCGCGAGATGGTCGTCGAGGACGTGATGCTGGTGGAGAAGAGCGGCGGCCGATCGGGCCATTTCCGGAGGTCTCCGTGA
- the moaA gene encoding GTP 3',8-cyclase MoaA: MAAMNDPAAEKRRSLPMLGARALVPTRASAGPPPRSVRVSVTDRCDFACTYCRPSRNDGYADGRLMTSAWKTMFEALRRAGVRRVRLTGGEPLVHPEIVAIVAHLSSLGFEDLALTTNASQLARLARPLRDAGLHRVNVSIDTLDPVRFREVTRGGDLDAVLAGIDAAIEAGFSPIKLNTVVLRGVNDDELERILLWAWDKRLLPRFLEVMPIAEGAKLVADHLVTAAEMRRALAAHVLAEEAVTDPGLGPAKYVRARHDPALRVGFITGTSDTFCETCDRLRVSSTGVLRPCLATDDGVDAGAPARAGDAETIVEHIGLAWSMKPDGTVWKGCTEETAAGVSMRAIGG, translated from the coding sequence ATGGCGGCGATGAACGATCCGGCAGCCGAGAAGCGGCGATCCTTGCCGATGCTCGGCGCGCGCGCGCTCGTGCCGACGCGCGCCTCGGCCGGACCGCCGCCGCGCAGCGTGCGTGTCTCCGTGACGGATCGGTGCGACTTCGCCTGCACGTACTGCAGGCCCTCGCGGAACGATGGCTACGCGGACGGACGCCTGATGACGTCGGCGTGGAAGACGATGTTCGAGGCGCTGCGCCGCGCGGGCGTCCGTCGCGTGCGGCTCACGGGCGGCGAGCCGCTCGTGCATCCCGAGATCGTCGCGATCGTCGCGCACCTCTCCTCGCTCGGCTTCGAGGACCTGGCGCTCACCACGAACGCCTCGCAGCTCGCGCGCCTCGCGCGGCCGCTGCGCGACGCCGGCCTGCATCGCGTGAACGTCTCGATCGATACGCTCGACCCCGTGCGCTTCCGTGAGGTCACGCGCGGCGGGGATCTCGATGCCGTCCTCGCGGGCATCGACGCCGCGATCGAAGCGGGCTTCTCCCCGATCAAGCTGAACACGGTCGTCCTGCGCGGCGTGAACGACGACGAGCTCGAGCGCATCCTGCTCTGGGCCTGGGACAAGCGCCTCTTGCCGCGCTTCCTCGAGGTCATGCCCATCGCCGAGGGGGCCAAGCTCGTCGCGGATCACCTCGTCACGGCGGCCGAGATGCGCCGCGCGCTCGCCGCGCACGTCCTCGCGGAGGAGGCCGTCACCGATCCGGGCCTCGGCCCCGCGAAGTATGTGCGCGCCCGCCACGATCCGGCGCTCCGCGTCGGGTTCATCACCGGCACGAGCGACACGTTCTGCGAGACCTGTGATCGCCTGCGCGTCTCGTCGACGGGCGTCTTGCGGCCTTGCCTCGCCACGGACGACGGCGTGGATGCAGGGGCACCCGCGCGCGCGGGCGACGCGGAAACGATCGTCGAGCACATCGGGCTCGCCTGGTCGATGAAGCCCGACGGGACGGTCTGGAAGGGCTGCACCGAGGAAACCGCCGCGGGCGTGTCCATGCGCGCGATCGGCGGGTAG
- a CDS encoding MoaD/ThiS family protein yields the protein MSNTVRLLAFAGARDVLGASELVFPLDAPCTAEELLHHVCGRFPALVPYRRSIRVAVNGAYARPDEQVRAGDEVALIPPVAGG from the coding sequence ATGTCGAACACGGTGAGGCTGCTCGCGTTCGCGGGGGCGCGGGACGTGCTCGGTGCTTCGGAGCTCGTCTTTCCGCTCGACGCGCCGTGCACCGCGGAGGAGCTTCTTCACCACGTTTGCGGCCGATTTCCTGCGCTCGTGCCGTACCGGCGATCGATCCGCGTCGCGGTCAACGGCGCGTATGCGCGGCCCGACGAGCAGGTCCGGGCGGGCGACGAGGTTGCGTTGATCCCGCCCGTCGCGGGAGGGTGA